GCCGACGGCGCCTACGGCAAACCCGCCCCCACCTATCCCTTCTCCCCGCAAGTCTACGCCGCCCGCCGCGCCGCGCTGGCGCGGGAACTGGATGGCGGCGTCGCGGTCCTTTATGGCGCGACGCGCATCGATCCCACCGAAACCGTCCTCATGACCGAGGGCGCGCGCCCCATTCAGGACATGGACTTCGCCTATCTCACCGGCCTCCATGACGAGCCCGGCGCCGCCATCGTCCTCGCCCCCGCCGAACGCGTGCGCAAGGAAGAGCTCTACCTCCCCGACCGCTCGGAGCGCTACGAACGATGGGAGGGCGAGCGCGTCTCGGTCAGTCGCGCGCTGCGCGAGCGTACTGGTTTCAACCGCATCCTTCGCGGCAGCGCGCCCGACGTCCTCCTCACCGAGTTGGCGCAGGCCCACAAGAAGCTCGTCTTCCTCGGCCCGCTCGCGAGCCCCAATGCCCCCGTGCCCCCCGCGCTCGCGCTTTACCAGCGCATCGCCCAGCGCGTCCCCGGCACCACCATCGTCAGCCGCCCCGACCTCATCGAGCGGATGCGCACCATCAAGGAGCCGCGCGAGCTCGAACTGATGCAAAAGGCGATCGACGCCACCGCCGCGGGCCATCTCGCCGCCATGCGTTCGGCTCGACCAGGCATGAGCGAACGCGAACTGGTCCACATCATTGAAAACGCTTTCCGCGCCGCCGGCGCCGACCATCTCGCCTTCCCTTCGATCACTGCCGCAGGCCGCGCCGGCGCGACGCTTCACTACACCGGCCGCGACGGCACCATCGGCGACGGCGATCTCGTCCTCAACGACATCGGCGCATCCTACCGCACCTATGCCGCTGACATCACCCGCACCTTCCCGGTCAGCGGCACCTTCTCGCCAGCGCAGCGCGCCGCCTACGAAGCCGTGCTCGACGCGCAGGTCGCCGCCGCCCGCGCCATGCGCCCCGGTGCCTATTTCCATGAGGTGCAGGTCGTCGCCGAGAACAGCCTCGAGGCCGCCGGCTACCGCGA
The nucleotide sequence above comes from Sphingomicrobium arenosum. Encoded proteins:
- a CDS encoding aminopeptidase P N-terminal domain-containing protein — protein: MFDRRQFLAAGLSGTTLAAALPGTATAQVWTADGAYGKPAPTYPFSPQVYAARRAALARELDGGVAVLYGATRIDPTETVLMTEGARPIQDMDFAYLTGLHDEPGAAIVLAPAERVRKEELYLPDRSERYERWEGERVSVSRALRERTGFNRILRGSAPDVLLTELAQAHKKLVFLGPLASPNAPVPPALALYQRIAQRVPGTTIVSRPDLIERMRTIKEPRELELMQKAIDATAAGHLAAMRSARPGMSERELVHIIENAFRAAGADHLAFPSITAAGRAGATLHYTGRDGTIGDGDLVLNDIGASYRTYAADITRTFPVSGTFSPAQRAAYEAVLDAQVAAARAMRPGAYFHEVQVVAENSLEAAGYRDDFWHGLGHFVGLDVHDVGDYRAPLPENAVLTIEPGVYRPQENFGIRIEDEFLVTGSGSRRMSEAIPYRPDDVEAAVRSGR